In Candidatus Manganitrophus noduliformans, the genomic stretch TATACCGGCATGGTCCTTGCTATTGGCTCATAACCGTACTCGGATATCACCATCATCGGAGCGACAGATGAGAAACCTTCTTCTCGTTCACCTCGAAAAGGATTTGGTGGAGGCGCTCGCGGTATTGACGCACAGCCTTCTGATGGAAATCCATTTACATGACTGTACCATCTTCACTGCATGCTCGTCTCATGAAGCGATAGAGATCGTTGAGCGGCAGCCGATCGATCTGTTACTGGCGGACTACGACCTGCCCGAAATGAACGGCCTGGACTTGATCAGAACGGTTCACATCCGAGGATGGAAAAACATAGCAAGGATCATCACCGCCCACGCCTGCATGGTGGACTATCTGATCGATATTTCCAGAGGATATGGAGTGGACATGGTGGTGCGAACGCCCATTCAGAGGGAGGAGTTAAAACAGCTTTTAAGGAGGTTCCTGATCGGGGATTCCTGGATGGACAGGCGGGGAGCGGGAAATTAAGCGGGGAAGATCCTCGAAGTAATCGGGGGTTGTCAGGAGGGGATATGTATCGGCAAGGAAGGAACCGGAGGCTTTGCAAGGGGATGGCCCCTATCTTCTTTTCAGTATTGTTCTCCTTCCCTTTAGCATCCTCCTTTGCCGCTGAAATCTCCAAGATGCCTTACCAGTATTCATCCGACATGGGGGTCGCCATAGAGGCCGTCGAGACATTCGTCCTCTGCGACTGCAAGAGCGCTCCGGCCTTGGCCGTAAAACCAAAAGAGATCCCGATCGCGTTGAGGATGACGGAACCGTTCCATCTCCCGTCCCCAGTCAAGGAAGAGCCGATTCAGGATAAGGAAGAAGTGAGCGAAGATGGCGGGGTGGCTTTATCCGAAGACACCGTAGAGCCTGCCATCATCCAGTTCGGACTCAACGAGAACCGCATCACCCCGACTCAAGAGGAAGAGATACTGCAAGCCGTCGAGCGGATCAAAACATCGGAAGGAAAGGTCAGAGTCGTCGGCCATACCTGCGATCTTGGGAAGAAGGAGCAAAACGACCGGCTATCGCTTACGCGGGCCGAACGTGTGGCCGCGATTCTCAAGGAGCGCGGAATCGTGGTGGCCGAAGTAGTGGGGAAAGGGAGTTGCTGCCCCCGGTCCGCCGACCGGCGGTTCAATCGCAGGGTGGAGATTCTTGTCATGAAAAACGGAGGGGACCATGAGAAATAGCCTTTTATTGATGATGCTCATTGCGCTGCTTCATCCCTTGCAGCTCTTTGCGGAGTCGGGGGAGGAGCAGACGGTGGAGGAGTCGATCCGGGCTCAATTCGCGCAGCTTCCGATCGAGAGCATTCGAAAGACGGAAATCGACGGCCTCTATGAGATCGCCTTCCAAGACAACATCGTCTACTACCACCCCCAAAGCGGGCTGACGCTCGTGGGAGAGATCCTGACCCAAGAGGGGATGAGTCTTACCGCCCGGAAAAAGGCGGAGATGACGGCTTCGCGGATCGAAGACCTTCCGTTAGAGAAAGCGATCAAGATCGGGAGCGGAAAGCACACCGTCATCGAAGTCGTCGACCCCGACTGTCCCTTCTGCAGAAAGACGGCCGCCTTTTTCAAGAAGAGGAAGGATGTCACCCGATACATCTTTCTCTTTCCGATCACGCAGATTCATCCCGATGCGGAGCGAAAGGCGCAATACATCCTTTGCGCCCAGGATAAGCCGGGGGCCTATGCGGAAGCGCTCTCAGGCCGGCTGGACGATGAGGATTTTAAACTCTGCGACGACGCGGAAGTGAAGGAATTGCTCTTGGAACATCAACGGATAGGCCAACTGTTGGGGGTGCGGGGCACGCCCACGATGTGGATCAACGGCCAGTTCGTCTCCGGGGCGAACTTCGAGAAGATACTCCAGATTCTGGAGCCGAAATCATAAGCCACATTCCCTGCCGGCCGGCAGGGAGGAATCCAAAAACAGGAGGAAATATGAAAACAAGTCTATTCAGTCGAAAGGATTTTCAGGTGGCGTTCCTGGCGCTGCTCTTCATCCTCGCCATCGCCCCGTTTGCGATGGCGATTACCGCGCCTGCGGCCGGATCATTCGCCTACGACGTTTACGACATCGGCGTCAACCAGATGCTCAAAGGCCCGATCGGCTTCGTGGCAGGAGTGGTCGCGATCATTATGGGCGCCGCGGCGGCAATCATGGGGGAAGTCATGTATGCCATTCCGGCCATTCTTGGAGGAGGGGTCCTCCTGAAGGCGGATGCCCTGGTCACCAGTCTCGGGGCGTTGATTTGAGCCGAGCGTCCCCTCTCCCCTGAGATGGGGGAGGGGGGGCGACATCTGAGGTTTCTCGATGGAGAAGAAGCGGTTTCCCCAATATCTCTCCCAGCCTTTCCAGGTGCTCTGGCTGGAGGCGGATGAGTTGGTCCTTGCCCTTATCTTTTATACGCTGGCGCTTTTGTTCGGAAGCTTCTTCTGGCCGCTGGTCATCGGCGGCCCCTATCTCTACTCCTCGGCCAAAAAGCGCTATCCAAGGGGATTTTTAAAGCACAGTTTTTATTTTATCGGTCTGGCCCGCATGAAAGGGTATCCGACCTTTTTCGAAGATGAATTCCGGGAATAAAAAGGGATGCGATGAAACTTGAGACCTATCTGCAAAATTCCTCGAACAAGGTCGCCGAGAACCGGCTGCTCAAGTTCATTGTCGTCCTCATCGGCGGCGCCGTGCTTTTCAATACCATCCTGCTCTCGCGGGCCATGAATACGGCGCGCACGATTCTCATCCCGGCCGGCCTCAACACGAGGCTGGAAATTACGGGGGAGCGCGCCTCCGAGGAGAGCCTGCGCGCCTATGCCCGGTATGCGCTCGGATTGGCGGCAAACTACACGGAGGCGACCGCCCGCGGCCAGTTCGAGGAGCTGCTCGGCCTATATGCCCCCGACGCGTATCCGGAGGCGAAGAAGAGCTTCTATGAGCTGGCCGACCGGATCGAGACCGCGCATATCACCAGTGTTTTTTACATTCAGCGGATCTTCATCGCCCCTTCCGCCCTCGAAGCGCGGGGGGTGAGAAGGCAGTTCATCGAGGCGACCCGGGTGGATGAAGCGGTGAAGTCGTACATCCTCCATTACCGAATCACCGACGGCCGGTTCACCCTATTGAGCATCACCGAAAAGGAGGAGTGACGATATGGCTCTTCTCATCGCTTTCTTTTTATTCGGTTTATCCGGACCGGCCTTTTCCCAGGAGGCCCCTTCCGAAGATATCCGCATCCTGCCGGAGGTGGCCACCCCCGTGGAGATGAGCGCATCCGACGCCAACCGGATCGTCTGCGGCGCCACGATTGAGGATGTGATCTTCTCGAAGGAGAAAGGGATCTCCATTCATTACACGAAGAAAGACGCCTTCCTGAAATTCCAGATCGTC encodes the following:
- a CDS encoding response regulator, whose protein sequence is MRNLLLVHLEKDLVEALAVLTHSLLMEIHLHDCTIFTACSSHEAIEIVERQPIDLLLADYDLPEMNGLDLIRTVHIRGWKNIARIITAHACMVDYLIDISRGYGVDMVVRTPIQREELKQLLRRFLIGDSWMDRRGAGN
- a CDS encoding OmpA family protein — protein: MPYQYSSDMGVAIEAVETFVLCDCKSAPALAVKPKEIPIALRMTEPFHLPSPVKEEPIQDKEEVSEDGGVALSEDTVEPAIIQFGLNENRITPTQEEEILQAVERIKTSEGKVRVVGHTCDLGKKEQNDRLSLTRAERVAAILKERGIVVAEVVGKGSCCPRSADRRFNRRVEILVMKNGGDHEK
- a CDS encoding DsbC family protein, encoding MRNSLLLMMLIALLHPLQLFAESGEEQTVEESIRAQFAQLPIESIRKTEIDGLYEIAFQDNIVYYHPQSGLTLVGEILTQEGMSLTARKKAEMTASRIEDLPLEKAIKIGSGKHTVIEVVDPDCPFCRKTAAFFKKRKDVTRYIFLFPITQIHPDAERKAQYILCAQDKPGAYAEALSGRLDDEDFKLCDDAEVKELLLEHQRIGQLLGVRGTPTMWINGQFVSGANFEKILQILEPKS
- the traL gene encoding type IV conjugative transfer system protein TraL is translated as MEKKRFPQYLSQPFQVLWLEADELVLALIFYTLALLFGSFFWPLVIGGPYLYSSAKKRYPRGFLKHSFYFIGLARMKGYPTFFEDEFRE
- a CDS encoding type IV conjugative transfer system protein TraE, whose protein sequence is MKLETYLQNSSNKVAENRLLKFIVVLIGGAVLFNTILLSRAMNTARTILIPAGLNTRLEITGERASEESLRAYARYALGLAANYTEATARGQFEELLGLYAPDAYPEAKKSFYELADRIETAHITSVFYIQRIFIAPSALEARGVRRQFIEATRVDEAVKSYILHYRITDGRFTLLSITEKEE